The Argentina anserina chromosome 5, drPotAnse1.1, whole genome shotgun sequence genome includes the window AATGGGTTTGGTTCAATTACGAGAAATGGGTAGAGGAGAGAGATATGTGGAACCGCCAAATGGGCATATTGAGGAAGAAGGTGAAGAATTGAATGATGATATAGGGAGAtatggagagagaaagagagagagagagagagaggaagaagaaggatcGAGGTCTGTGGGGGAGGATGTTTGGCCCTCTTTCTTGTGTGGCTTTGGCCTTGAATTGTCCAAACGTGTTTAGTGCTTCCACGttattttgtttcttcattaTCATTTGGCctaatttttacatttccaaacAATTAGAAGGTGAATGATATGGTTCATTATGCAGTTTAGGGTTTTTGTCGAAATGTATATAGTTTTTAACATCTTCATCTTTGCCCGATAAGTTCAGATGAAAAAGTTTTGTATCTCCGGTTATAGTGCTtgttaaattttgaaaaaaatagtATAAAGCGTTTGTGTTATATAATTTATGAATTCGgtgaattgaaaaaaaaataagataagaaGCTCGTTTGGGTTTTTATCTAAATAATGAGTGCTACATTATGATCATCGCGTTTTGAgcaaatttccaaaaaaaaaaatctcgtTTTGAGCAAACAATTTATTATGTGatctacatcaagttggagtTTGATGATGCTCATGAAGAGTGGTGGTGGCACCGCCATGGCCGTTCCCTTCAGTTTCAGACCGCCCGTCTTCTCCGCCATGGCTTCCAATATCAACTCAGAAAACCTACGTGTCCAACTGGGTCAGCTTCATTTTGAGGCTGAGACCACCAGAGAGAAAGCTAACAATGCAAGGTTGAGGCTTCTGCGGCTATCCGAGGCGGCTGAGAAGCTTAGACGGCAAGCAGCGATCAATGTCCGGATCGGAAGGGAAGACGAAGCTAGGGAAATGCTCTTTCAGAAGAAGAAGGTCATGCAGGCATTGGAGAAGTCAAAGAAACGCATTGAATTGCTTGATGAGCTTTCAGCGAAGCTTAATGAGGCAATTACTGTAAAAGAGAGGCAGCTAATTGGAAATGTTGCTTTGGATCTTGAAGTTGTCAGACAAGATGCTTACAGTCCAGTTCGAATTGTATCCCCAACACCTGAAGAGGCACAAGAATTGGATGAGGTCAAAGAACTTGGCTTCAAGGGCCCAGAACTTACTGATGACCAAGATAACTTGCTCCCTACAGAGAATCAAGCAAGCTTACCAGTTGAGCCAATAGGAGATGAGGTTCCAAAACCTTTAAAGAGTGGAGTTTTGAATGAAGACGACAACATTAGTACTTTGCAGGGAATAACCTCTTTTGAGAATTTCTTGGAGCATCTGGATAATAAACTTAATAAAATTGAAGCAGAACTCGTCACTGTATTAAGGATATAACCCTCGTGTAGTGTCACAATCCCGAAATTCGAATGTTAAACtcgaaaatcgaaatcatgaaaaattctaaaacaatttcaaattaattgaaatcctctcaatcctcaccaccaatagaaataatgaaactttgaaatcttcagagtagacctccaattctgctaatccacacctgcagaactatcccttacaccatcgaataggtgcaccgggattgtaaacacaacccggtaagttttgcagctcgtataagtaaaaataacaatataacacgcatagtaatacaagagaaaaaaatactgaaaacatttaattataaatgtactcatgagtcacaagacgacccatctggatgtccaataatatctgaaaatataagtgctcatgagaaattgggcaacccatctgtttacctaaatacatttataatacgggtactcatgagacccatgtactcatttgttacccctcgtgcagtacgccgtcagacattaggcaacccatatgttacccaatatcacaagaatatgggtactcataagcatgtaactcatctgttacccctcatgcagtacaccggcagacatattagagctctaactgaatcgtaactgtcacccaGCCAAGACTAGATTCCGATATgacaacacgtccgaagacagaaaaaacgttttaatatgactcaagttaaaaccacgtacaatacaatcctcacatgttattgtacaaaaactAAGCgactcatgctcaaataaaaccAATATTAGTGttataaataaactcatttggaaataagaatatgatagtatataatatagcaacccacatatatgtatcgttttttactatttacacacatacacaaaccactatatcatatacatatcatagttcgttcttttaaaataaagcgtaattatgaatcaccaccaatggtagactcgtcatagtgagatttactcaccttactTTCCTTAGCttaatttccacaataccTAAAGCAAATCATTTacttgttttgtcgatcacctagttgtataaaaaaaaaagtggttAGAAACGTACGTAAAACTTCAAATGCTGAATCAGTACTAATGTTTACTATTCAGCAATTTACGGTTTTTGCGTAATCATTGTTCACGTAAATATTGTTCAcgtattattgtacatgtaCTTACTATTTGCGTATTCATGTACACCAATGTATTGTTTCCTTGTAATTACTGTtccagtaaatactaatcacgATTTACTATTCAGAAAAGTACTGTTACAATTATTGTAAGTAAATTACTGTTACATTTTTACTGTGcataattactttttacaaaaaaattactgttcggaaatcactgttcacgcgccaccacaaacagccgcgcgtggcgctcatgCGCCACCACAATTGCagcgcgtggcttgcccaccgccgcccaaaactctcttttcttctcctccaccCTTCCACGGCCTAATGCCGTTTCTAGCCCCTCTCATTCTCCCTCAtgcgccgccttaggcggcggtacgtactctccctcctcctcctccaattcTCCACAAATTGCCACAACTTCACACAATCATGCATATCAATCGATTTAAAGCATCTCCATACCTATTTGAACCTTAGAACTGCCGGGAAGTCGTCGGAGAAGCTTGAACCCAGGCGGCGGTTGAATTCGTGCAGGGGTGAGGTGGCGGTCGAATCGAGCTCCAACCGGCTTGCAGATGGCACCAGTGGCGAGGATCGGCGATGGCGAGCTAGTCCTCGTGCTCTAGTCTCGCCGGCGAAGAGCTTGGACGGCGGTGGAAGTCGCAGAATCCTCGGGTCGTCGCTCgagcttcacggcggcgagggagGGTGTGTCTCGCTTGGAGGTAGGAGTAGTCGTGCTTGCGACGGTCTTGGGAGCGGCGGTGAGAGCCACGCAGGCCGGAGACGCGAGATCGCCGAGAGAGATttttgagagggagagaggctCGGGGTTGAGAGGGAGCGGCTgcggggaagagagagagaaaatgaggGTTTTTGTTTTAGGAAACCCTTTCCTAAAAACTCCTTTATGctttttctaaaatcggaaaccaactccCGTCGACGATAACTTCcacatacgacgtccgattaaggtgcgcGATGTGTccatgaactcgtatcgacgagctctacaactttcgtgaagaaagttttcagagatgagcgacggagtaaagtCGACTCCCGTGTtgtggaaacgtaacgtttttccaatttaaatttccgaaaaCGGTTCCGTTTCGTTTTGACATCGTCGTGAAGCGAAAATGCGATTTATTCAATTTTCTAAGTTTAATAATTTccaaaaattcaatacaatTCAAACCCGAAAATTCGGGATGCAAAGGATAATGGAACTTATTGAGAGTGTAGGTATCAAGCAGGAAAATGTAGATAAAGTTTCAGACCAACAAGAAACATCTGAAGATTTGGCCCTACTGATGAAAGCAAcaatattttatttcaaaaaaaaaataatcatcAAGTTGCATATAGTGGGCACATGCCACCGGAGTTTAGATACACAATCACCAATTTGGGCTCCCATCATTAAGGAACACTGTAAGATAAGAAGTGACGACGGCGATGAAGAACGACGCTGTTCAGCAGCACCTCAAATCGGACCCAATAGTGCTGTTATTGGTTCTACGAAGAAGTCCGAGTCTTTGAGAAGAATTCCATGTTGACTAACATTGAAACATTCGGGGAAAATGTGGAATTGACTTTGGAAATTGGAAGGACACATGGATTATCTAAGCACAGTGAATCTGGCTTAGCCCAAACGACAAGGGAAGCAGAAATTTTGACAGACCTATAAAATCATTTTGATCTTCAAAACTGTGCTTGTGAAAAACCTCTCTTGGGGAGTTGGGGAGTAGTTCTTTCTACCCTCTTTAGGAGATATGCAGTGATGCTTAAAACACAATGCAGTGAAAGGGTAGAAACTAGAAAAAACCAAGATCCTTATCGGTAAAGaatgaagaaactaacttgaaTGATACTGATTGAGTGATTGATGAGAATGCTTCCAGTCTACTCCTTGCTGCTCAAGCTTCTCCAATGTTCGATTTCAACTgtcaccaaaaacaacattataCTTGGTTCAATTACAAACACAAAGTCTCTAAATGTTTTAACATAAGCAAACATAATGTAAAATGAGAAGCTGAATGAATGGCACAATCACTGATACTGTAATATGAATGTACAGAAGGGTTATGTACAAGAATCAATCACAATCCAATAATCATAGTGAAATCTAGCTCATCATCATAGTAAAGCCAAAACCATGAACAAATTGGAAATGAGACTGAAAATCTAGCTCATAACCATTGTAAATACATATTCAGTTTCACAATCTAACAGTGTCAGACAGGCAGACATATCGTAGAGTTGATCGACTAAGCCATGACGTATTTGATTGATTTGCATCaaaattaactaattaagCAAGATAAAACTGACTTTATTTATCTCCTGATTTGCCAAATCCTTTAGAATCCACTATGTCAAACTATTATACTGGATTCTAGAAAGGGACGATTTGTAAAGGGATGCATCTCTCACTGAGTCTTCAATCTCTTCAGACGACTTTCTAAACGCGTAATAGCCTCATAGGAATACTGTATTGAGGGCGTTCACCTAGTCACTAGTAGCCATAACACTTGAATACAAGGATTtgtattgattgtttgatgatTGATACAATGCTTAAGctatctatttataggaaaGATTGGAGAATATTAGCACTAATCCTAATGATTAAACCTAGTTGTTAACAccaccatgagtaacatgcTTTATGCTTTACCAGCTCTTACAGCTGTTCCAGCTCATGCCAATACTcccccaatagaatgactaacctcaaatgagtgatcttctgtaccagggaaacgttggtcaggggtataaacaacaGTAGGCGAGAcgggaggggcagttgtgctgtcagcttctggtacctgaatctctgcCGTGACTATACCAGAATCATCTGTTGGTGCATGTGTAGCTGATATATCATTAATCTCAATCGAACCTAGCACCATATCTCCTGActgacttgtctccccctcttcatgatacagctcttcaaaatatgaattctccccctgaagagcagtatcagaagacgtgaaatagctcatgtcctcaaagaaagtaacatccatagtgacataatattgtctggtaggtggatgatagcacatgtaccctttctgatgtccactgtatccaacaaacacacatttaactgctcgggcatccaacttagacctctgatgttttggaagatggacaaaaacaacacaaccgaaaacacgggcgggAAGATTAgaaaaagagggtaaggaaacATGGGAGGCAatcacctcatatggaactttgcctccaaggacacgagatggaagacgattaatgaggtgagcAGACGTTAGGACAACATCACCCctaaggtatttaggcatatgggcactaaagagaatacaccgagccatatcaagtaaatgacgattttttctttcggaaacgccattctgctcaggtgtgtaaggacacgttgtttgatgaacaattccatgTGCGTTAAAGaattcctgaaagacatgattcacatattccccccccattatcagaacgaagaattttaattgtggcattatattgtgtttggacagtggtatagaaggcttgaaaagccggaaaaacctcatttttggtttttagaAGAATAATCTacgaaagacgtgtgcaatcatcaataaatgacacataatatcgCATTCCGGACACAGTAGATTCTTTGGAGGGCcaccaaacatcagaatgaattaattcaaaaggaagagtgGGTTTatgagaagtactaggggaataagtagatcgatgactcttgcccaaaacacatgtttcacaacgaaaaactgactcatccacaccaagaaacaaagtaggcatgtatgctttcataacactaaaagatggatgccccaagcgacgatgccataaccaaacttcacttagcttatcagaagtgTAGAGCAAAGCGATCCGGGAtggtgcccctggtttcttcCCCGCATacgtctgatccagatgaaacaacctgccccttagatacccccgaccaattaaatccccggtgagaagatcctgaaatatcacatacatgggaaaaaatgtcacagagcagTTAGCTTCAGTATTTAATTGtgggacagatatcaaatgatgagataaagcaggtacatataacacattgtgaagttctattgtgggagtaatatgAACTGACCCTTTCCCCAATACGGGGAATGcatcaccattagcattagtaacatatgatactggtggaggagataagATAGTAAAATaggatttgtcataagtcatatgatcggacgcaccagaatcaataatccatgtatcaaaactaacaaagtgagaaatatgtaaagccataccaatcttaccacgaccagctattgatgatgtgggtgttgctcctcctgttgtatgatgatcatgtccaaccacaccatagatatctggttccgGGACTaattgaatagctgctttcgccttaggacgataattaggccgtTGGGgtctaaggtgtggatacaacttccaacaagttgcacgagcatggtttgtatcatggcaataagagcaaggagggcggggctgagtcccgaagcctggtggtggtccgcGCTTATGGAGTGGAGCTGAGGTGGCTGGCTGAAGGGATGGTGTTGGAGATGTAGCCTGAACAGTGAGgctagaaacttcaacttgtgtcttaTGAAGACTCTcatgctgagactcatccttacggataaATGTGAAAGCTGTGATTAGGCTAGGAGGTTCGGTCTTTCTGAGTAGCTCGCatttcgcactgttatgctttgcatcaagacctttcaagaaatggtgaactcgctcaatctccttctctttttggtaccaaacaatatcctcatgattcttgatcatgcaaggacgtttcacatcaatctcagcccaaatattctttagtttagtgaaatattgcgccaccggttgcccatcctggtgCATTGCAAaggctgtgcacattaactcatgaacctgtataaaatcagagtcattagtaaatAGGACTTCCAATGTCGTCCATATTGCATGCGCGGTATCACATTCTGCTACCAGGTCaagtatctcttcattcatgGCTTTGAACAAGACAAACATTACAAGGCCATCATCATcgtcccatttagtgtaggcaacaaccGCATCTGCATTGGGAGCCTTAGTGACTCCAGTGACATGTCCTATCTTGTGCATTCCTCGGAGATGGGCTGTCATAATtttcttccatttacggaaattggccCCATTGAGTTTGGCTCCTCCAAAAGAACCACtgtcagaattcttgacagaGACTTCAAATTTCTGAATATCATTGACCTGAGAACTCTCGTCTTTGTCTCCATAACCCATtgtaaatcaaatcaaatcacaaatCAGTAATAATGCAGCGGAAACAAAAAACTGATAGGAACCTGCCTCAGTGAACAAGCCTGCCTCAGTGAACAAGCACTGTCGGTGAAAAAGCACTGAAAAAGGCAGTAGAAAATGGGTGGGCCGGTTCTCGGGTCGGATCGCGGGTTGGATCGCGGGTCGGATCTCGGGTCGGATCTTGGGTCGAATTGCGGGAGATCAGGGTTAATAAAAAACCCTTCTTTGCTTCCGAAATCAGCACAATCAGAACCGACGATTTCCGGGTcgcgctgctgctgctgccggCGAGGCGACGACGGTGTGGAGGTCGGCTCTGCTGCTGCGTCGGAGCACCGGGGATCGGGTCGGCGCTGCTGCGTCAGGGCTGTTGTGGATCACCCGGTCTCGGGTCGTCCTGCTGCTGCGTCGGTGATGGAGGGGGCGACGGAGCTGAGGTCGGACCGAGGGGAGGCACGGGCACGCTGATCCAGATGTTTTGACGCGGCGTCGGGGCTGGCTTCCGAAAGAGGCAGTGGCACCGGAGGAGGCGACAGCGGAGAGCAGAGACAGTGTTATTGCTTATCTTGACGTCTGGCAAAAACACCTACGCCAGACGGGAGGAAAAAATGGAGGAAATTTGCAACCAACCAAGTAagttgctctgataccaacttgaTTATAAGGATTtgtattgattgtttgatgatTGATACAATGCTTAAGctatctatttataggaaaGATTGGAGAATATTAGCACTAATCCTAATGATTAAACCTAGTTGTTAACAccaccatgagtaacatgcTTCATGTTTTACCCGCTCTTACAGCTGTTCCAGCTTATGCCAATAATAACATTTATACTCAATTACTCTTTTTGAATTTTCTGCATCGCAATCCTTAATTGTATGTTGATCTTATTTCCATAATTGTGTGTGTCAATCTTAGTTTTGGCATAGGAAATGTGAATCATGCAGAGCTTCTCACATTGTGGAAAATGAGATTTGCTTGGTATACAAACTGAGACACTGAAACTGGAAACCACCGATCATATTCTGGGAAGAAATTGTCAGAATCTATTGGGTGAGGTCACTTATTTGATGCCAATGCCAATTGCCAAACTCTGAACTTATTGCTATAGGACAACGTACATTGGCTACAAAACGTCTATACATCAGAGTGACAAGTGAAACAGTATATTCAAGATGCCTTAATCACAAAACTAGCAGCTTTAATTAACTGACAACACCACCAGATCTGCAAGAACAAAGAGCATAACATAAGCTTCACAAATTTATTGTAATTTATTTGTTACCATCAAATACtcaaattttatatataataatctacaaaattgattaattgaaataagaaGGCTCAAGAATTTGATATTTGATGATAGACTAATCCTTAATCAAGATTATCATGTAGCCATTGTATTTAACAATATCTTACTTAAAGTGAAGAGTCCATAAGCAAGGAGGACTTTGGAAGGTTCTCTGCAACCAAGATGTAGAAGAGGCCCATAACTCCTGTGTGTGGCTGCGAGCTGCTGTAATTGGAAGCCACAACCAGTGTCTCTCCATCCATTATTTTGATAGTGCCCGGACGTGGATAGCAAGTTGACATTCCTACAATGTAACCAGCCTCATCTCCAGCTTCCTCACTTTGTCCATATATTGGTATTGAGGAACATAGAGCCCGTCCATCCTACATCATCGAAAACAAGCAGATCAGTTGCAGACAATACATTACATAAAGAAAAGCATTTCCTATAAAGaccaaaatatattgagaGACAAGAAACAGTCCAATTCATACTGAGATGCCATGGAAAGTCTTCATTACTATCGAGATGCAGCGTTGAAAGATAGATACCAGATAAAAATATCACAGACTTGCTATGATCTGGTATCAAAGATTATAGTTCTTAAATGAGGAAGCCAATGAACAAACATGATTGACCTTTTTCTAGCCGATAGAAGCATACACTAGCTTTTTAAGTGAGAACATAGCGCTAAAAGTTCCAACAAGCTCCAACCTAATTATAAACTTATTAGTAACTATACTTCTTTGTGAAGCCCGAGAATATCAATAATCAACGGTCAGGTATACTCAGCAGTAAATATAGCATAGTAGGCTAAAAAGGAATCAGAAACAAAAAACCTATTATCCAACAATTAGGATTATATACTTCATatttcagatttttttttatgtacaTATAGAAACTAAGAAATGTGACCTACGTACACTGGGTTTGTAAGAGTTGACACTTTCAGATAATATAGAAGTTAAACGAATAAATTGGATGAGATTTCTGTAATTGAGCTCCAGCATATGACAGTGAGAAACTACTTTACAGCCTAGAAGGAACAATATTGCTATGGGTATAAGAAAAGCACCTCTCTATATAGAGTTGCACCGACCCCCCCAGTGTGCTGATGGGCCACACCGTAGACGATATAGCCACCAGTTGGCATAGTAATCACTGCCCTTTGATTGTGAAGGCACTGATCATTAACCTCATCGACAGTACTGCAAGGCTCAACATTATACTCGACCTGTACAATAAAGGCCGGACAGTTTAGCAGGCAGAACAATGATAAATTATCAACACTATGGAGACCAATATTACAACTTGTTATGCAATGAGTTAGATTCACTTACCCGGCAATCATGTTTAATGAAGGATCCTGCTGAATGATCCGTTCTGTCAGTGACATCAAAAATATAAATCTTGACAGGCACAACAGAATCAGACCAATCAACCCACTTCACAGTATATCTCAAGTAGAGGCTTCTCTTGACACCATTATAACCTTGTTTTATGCTGCATTGTGTACCATCATAACAGCAGTGCAGACCCCCTGTGTACCCTGGCCTCAAAGGCTGCCCTCGTCCATCTTTTGTTACATTATACAGATCACACCTGCATTCAGTGCATCCCAACCTATCCGCTGCTCCCCGAGTATCAATAGCATGAACATTGAGCATCCATCTCTCCTCATATCCGGCAGGAATCTCTGCAGGGTTGCCAACCTCTATTCCAAAAGGATCAGGTACATGTGTGTCTGTCTTTCGTGTTTCTGACCCAAGTCCGTAGTACTGTCCAAGAACATTATTCTGGCACAAACCACTGTTTCTCACAAACTGAAAATCGGACTTTTCAATATGCTCAAAACCAATCTGCTCTGGTTCCACATAACTTGACCGGGCATAATATCTTCCCACAACCCAATGATGCAGATAAGTTTCGTGAAGAG containing:
- the LOC126795244 gene encoding uncharacterized protein LOC126795244; protein product: MMLMKSGGGTAMAVPFSFRPPVFSAMASNINSENLRVQLGQLHFEAETTREKANNARLRLLRLSEAAEKLRRQAAINVRIGREDEAREMLFQKKKVMQALEKSKKRIELLDELSAKLNEAITVKERQLIGNVALDLEVVRQDAYSPVRIVSPTPEEAQELDEVKELGFKGPELTDDQDNLLPTENQASLPVEPIGDEVPKPLKSGVLNEDDNISTLQGITSFENFLEHLDNKLNKIEAELVTVLRI
- the LOC126793805 gene encoding uncharacterized protein LOC126793805 isoform X2; this translates as MGYGDKDESSQVNDIQKFEVSVKNSDSGSFGGAKLNGANFRKWKKIMTAHLRGMHKIGHVTGVTKAPNADAVVAYTKWDDDDGLVMFVLFKAMNEEILDLVAECDTAHAIWTTLEVLFTNDSDFIQVHELMCTAFAMHQDGQPVAQYFTKLKNIWAEIDVKRPCMIKNHEDIVWYQKEKEIERVHHFLKGLDAKHNSAKCELLRKTEPPSLITAFTFIRKDESQHESLHKTQVEVSSLTVQATSPTPSLQPATSAPLHKRGPPPGFGTQPRPPCSYCHDTNHARATCWKLYPHLRPQRPNYRPKAKAAIQLVPEPDIYGVVGHDHHTTGGATPTSSIAGRGKIGSSHRGFNWSGVSKGQVVSSGSDVCGEETRGTIPDRFALHF
- the LOC126793805 gene encoding uncharacterized protein LOC126793805 isoform X3, with the protein product MGYGDKDESSQVNDIQKFEVSVKNSDSGSFGGAKLNGANFRKWKKIMTAHLRGMHKIGHVTGVTKAPNADAVVAYTKWDDDDGLVMFVLFKAMNEEILDLVAECDTAHAIWTTLEVLFTNDSDFIQVHELMCTAFAMHQDGQPVAQYFTKLKNIWAEIDVKRPCMIKNHEDIVWYQKEKEIERVHHFLKGLDAKHNSAKCELLRKTEPPSLITAFTFIRKDESQHESLHKTQVEVSSLTVQATSPTPSLQPATSAPLHKRGPPPGFGTQPRPPCSYCHDTNHARATCWKLYPHLRPQRPNYRPKAKAAIQLVPEPDIYGVVGHDHHTTGGATPTSSIAGRGSSHRGFNWSGVSKGQVVSSGSDVCGEETRGTIPDRFALHF
- the LOC126793805 gene encoding uncharacterized protein LOC126793805 isoform X1 gives rise to the protein MAQYCQSLVLLLAVLVLGLSLPCSDAIRINKVKTRTSVYYSPKIVLEPGSVADKYFYSINFPKGHIAIKYFNAEVIDEEGNPIPLHETYLHHWVVGRYYARSSYVEPEQIGFEHIEKSDFQFVRNSGLCQNNVLGQYYGLGSETRKTDTHVPDPFGIEVGNPAEIPAGYEERWMLNVHAIDTRGAADRLGCTECRCDLYNVTKDGRGQPLRPGYTGGLHCCYDGTQCSIKQGYNGVKRSLYLRYTVKWVDWSDSVVPVKIYIFDVTDRTDHSAGSFIKHDCRVEYNVEPCSTVDEVNDQCLHNQRAVITMPTGGYIVYGVAHQHTGGVGATLYREDGRALCSSIPIYGQSEEAGDEAGYIVGMSTCYPRPGTIKIMDGETLVVASNYSSSQPHTGVMGLFYILVAENLPKSSLLMDSSL